The Terriglobia bacterium genome contains a region encoding:
- the gcvH gene encoding glycine cleavage system protein GcvH, which yields MAYPADLKYTKEHEWIKVQGDTGIVGITDHAQKALGDIVFVELPKPGATLTAGKTLGTVESVKAVSDIYAPASGTVTEVNQELNTAPEKVNADPHGAWMVKVKLSNPGEVTNLLSAADYEKFVAEEAGH from the coding sequence ATGGCCTATCCGGCGGATTTGAAGTACACGAAGGAACATGAGTGGATCAAAGTGCAAGGTGATACCGGCATCGTCGGAATCACCGATCATGCGCAGAAGGCGCTGGGCGACATCGTGTTCGTCGAGTTGCCCAAGCCCGGCGCTACGCTGACCGCGGGCAAGACCCTGGGGACGGTGGAGTCGGTGAAGGCGGTATCGGACATTTACGCGCCGGCTTCAGGCACGGTGACTGAGGTCAACCAGGAGCTGAACACGGCGCCAGAAAAAGTCAATGCCGACCCGCACGGCGCGTGGATGGTGAAAGTGAAGCTCAGCAATCCGGGCGAGGTCACGAACCTGCTCTCTGCCGCGGATTACGAGAAATTTGTGGCGGAAGAAGCCGGACACTGA
- the gcvPA gene encoding aminomethyl-transferring glycine dehydrogenase subunit GcvPA — protein MRYLPKSPTDRELMLREIGIRSVDELFAPIPAEYRLNRELDIAPSMAEADILEWFRQRAADTAASGYASFLGAGAYRHYQPVVIDTLISRGEFFTAYTPYQPEISQGTLQAIFEFQTMICELTGMEVANASMYDGSTATTEAAMMAARATGRRSAVVARSVHPEYREVLASYAKNQGMPLAEVPFLENGRVNAAALEKAIKDDTACVLIQSPNFFGTIEDVAAVADLTHRKGALLVVAITEAVSLGIVKPPTECDIVAMEAQSFGVPLSFGGPYAGVIATKEKFVRQMPGRLVGQTVDKQGRRGFVLTLSTREQHIRREKATSNICTNQALIALMATVFMTVYGREGLKELATQNLAKTAYAVEEFGKTAKVLFQGAPRFNEFVVQTSKTPKMLNDRMLKQKIIGGLPLKKFYPELGNASLWCCTELTSRVAIEAAAKALSPPQRAKPQGVPGTAEVAQ, from the coding sequence ATGCGCTATCTTCCGAAGTCCCCGACTGACCGGGAGCTGATGCTGCGCGAAATCGGCATCCGCTCCGTTGACGAGCTTTTTGCTCCCATTCCGGCGGAGTATCGGCTGAATCGCGAGCTGGATATTGCGCCCTCGATGGCCGAAGCCGACATCCTGGAATGGTTTCGGCAGCGCGCGGCCGATACCGCCGCTTCCGGCTACGCCAGTTTCCTGGGCGCCGGCGCCTACCGCCATTACCAGCCGGTTGTCATTGACACGCTAATCTCGCGCGGCGAGTTTTTCACCGCCTACACGCCGTATCAGCCGGAAATCTCGCAAGGCACCCTGCAAGCGATCTTCGAGTTCCAGACCATGATCTGCGAGCTGACCGGCATGGAGGTGGCCAACGCCTCGATGTACGACGGCTCGACCGCGACCACCGAGGCGGCGATGATGGCGGCGCGCGCCACCGGGCGCCGCAGTGCGGTGGTGGCGCGCAGCGTGCACCCCGAATATCGCGAAGTGCTGGCCAGCTACGCGAAAAACCAGGGCATGCCGCTGGCCGAGGTTCCGTTCCTCGAGAACGGGCGCGTGAATGCCGCCGCGCTGGAGAAGGCGATCAAGGATGACACGGCGTGCGTGCTGATCCAATCGCCGAATTTCTTTGGCACCATTGAGGACGTCGCTGCCGTTGCGGATCTCACGCACCGCAAGGGAGCGCTGCTGGTGGTGGCGATCACCGAAGCGGTCTCGCTCGGCATTGTGAAGCCGCCCACGGAATGCGACATCGTCGCTATGGAAGCGCAGTCGTTCGGCGTGCCGCTCAGCTTCGGTGGGCCGTACGCCGGCGTCATTGCGACGAAAGAAAAGTTCGTCCGCCAGATGCCCGGCCGGTTGGTCGGGCAGACGGTGGACAAGCAGGGGCGGCGCGGGTTCGTGCTGACGCTTTCCACCCGCGAGCAGCACATCCGGCGCGAGAAGGCGACATCGAACATCTGCACCAACCAGGCGTTGATCGCGCTGATGGCGACCGTGTTCATGACCGTGTACGGACGCGAGGGGCTGAAGGAACTGGCGACGCAGAACCTGGCCAAGACGGCTTACGCGGTCGAGGAGTTTGGCAAGACGGCGAAGGTCCTGTTCCAGGGCGCGCCGCGGTTCAATGAGTTTGTGGTGCAGACCAGCAAAACTCCCAAGATGCTGAACGACCGCATGCTGAAGCAGAAGATCATCGGGGGATTGCCGCTGAAGAAGTTCTATCCCGAGCTGGGCAACGCGTCGCTGTGGTGCTGCACGGAGCTGACAAGCAGAGTTGCGATTGAGGCAGCGGCGAAGGCACTGTCTCCACCTCAAAGAGCCAAACCCCAGGGCGTCCCGGGAACCGCGGAGGTGGCGCAATGA
- a CDS encoding DUF2911 domain-containing protein, whose product MRRSTLLVIATCVLTFFIALAATAQMAHDKSKRPSPPGAATFAFADGKTITIDYSRPKINDPQSGKPRVIYGGLVPYGEVWRAGANEATSFVTQANLLIGGTPVPAGSYTLFILPQQSGPWKLIVSKKTGEWGIPYPGEQYDLARFNMKADKLAAPMQQLTISFEQRGAKAGLLKLEWENTSASVEFSEANH is encoded by the coding sequence TTCCACCCTGTTGGTCATCGCAACTTGTGTTCTGACCTTCTTTATCGCGCTCGCCGCCACGGCACAAATGGCACACGACAAGTCGAAGCGTCCCAGCCCGCCGGGCGCCGCGACGTTCGCCTTCGCCGACGGCAAGACCATCACCATCGACTACAGCCGGCCGAAAATTAACGATCCCCAGTCCGGCAAGCCGCGCGTCATCTACGGCGGCCTGGTTCCCTATGGCGAAGTTTGGCGCGCCGGCGCCAACGAAGCCACCTCTTTCGTCACTCAGGCGAACCTGCTGATCGGCGGCACGCCGGTGCCCGCCGGCAGCTACACGCTGTTCATCCTTCCGCAGCAGAGCGGCCCGTGGAAACTGATTGTCAGCAAGAAAACCGGTGAGTGGGGCATCCCCTATCCCGGCGAGCAATACGATTTGGCGCGTTTCAACATGAAAGCAGACAAGCTCGCCGCACCCATGCAGCAGTTAACGATCTCTTTTGAACAACGCGGAGCCAAGGCCGGACTCCTGAAACTCGAATGGGAAAACACCAGCGCTTCGGTGGAATTCAGCGAGGCGAATCACTAG
- the gcvPB gene encoding aminomethyl-transferring glycine dehydrogenase subunit GcvPB — MNRNIKKATTHVIQNEGLIFEKSSPGKKGYKLPELDVPDVNPSQLLGNAARADLGNMPEVSEIEIIRHFTRISTWNYGVDTGLYPLGSCTMKYNPRINEIVARLEGLANAHPYQPEKVSQGALLILQALRKALMEICGMDAITLQPAAGAHGELTGILLVRAYLQSQGNPRKKILIPDSAHGTNPATAAIAGYGVENLKSNARGMVDIPSLEAQMNEDVAALMVTNPNTVGLFEQEIHKVAEIVHRKGGLVYMDGANMNALVGKVRPGDFGIDVMHLNLHKTFSTPHGGGGPGSGPVACKKIMEPFLPIPVVVTKKDGTLGFDYDRPQSIGRVRAFYGNFGMHVRALAYIMANGRDGLLQTTEDAVLNANYIRKKLEGVYELPYSTPSMHEVVFSDHKQTAKGIKTGDIAKRLIDYGFHPYTVSFPLIVHGALMIEPTESESLEEMDLFVDAMKNIAEECENAPEVVLNAPHTTRVARLDETRAARQPILRWKPQTQSAKGD, encoded by the coding sequence ATGAACCGGAACATCAAGAAAGCCACCACGCACGTCATCCAGAACGAAGGGCTGATCTTCGAGAAATCGTCGCCCGGCAAGAAGGGGTACAAGCTGCCCGAACTCGATGTGCCCGACGTAAACCCATCGCAGTTGCTGGGCAATGCGGCGCGCGCTGATTTGGGGAACATGCCCGAGGTCAGCGAGATCGAGATCATCCGGCACTTCACGCGCATTTCCACGTGGAACTACGGCGTGGACACGGGCCTGTATCCGTTGGGGTCGTGCACCATGAAGTACAACCCGCGAATCAATGAGATTGTGGCGCGGCTGGAGGGGCTGGCGAACGCGCATCCGTACCAGCCGGAGAAGGTATCGCAGGGCGCGCTGCTGATCCTGCAGGCGCTGCGCAAGGCGCTGATGGAAATTTGCGGCATGGACGCGATCACCTTGCAGCCGGCCGCGGGCGCGCACGGGGAGCTTACCGGCATCCTGCTGGTTCGGGCATATTTGCAATCGCAGGGCAATCCGCGGAAGAAGATTTTGATTCCTGACTCGGCCCACGGCACCAATCCTGCCACGGCGGCGATCGCGGGCTACGGGGTGGAGAACCTGAAATCAAACGCCCGAGGCATGGTGGACATCCCGTCGCTGGAAGCGCAGATGAACGAGGATGTCGCCGCGCTGATGGTAACCAATCCCAATACGGTGGGATTATTCGAGCAGGAAATCCACAAGGTGGCCGAAATTGTGCACCGCAAGGGCGGGTTGGTGTACATGGATGGCGCCAACATGAACGCGCTGGTGGGCAAGGTGCGGCCGGGGGATTTCGGTATCGACGTGATGCACCTCAACCTGCACAAGACGTTTTCGACACCACACGGCGGCGGCGGCCCGGGATCGGGTCCAGTGGCATGCAAGAAAATCATGGAGCCGTTCTTGCCCATCCCGGTGGTCGTGACCAAGAAGGATGGGACGCTCGGATTCGACTACGACCGGCCGCAGTCGATCGGGCGGGTGCGCGCGTTCTACGGCAATTTCGGGATGCACGTGCGCGCGCTGGCGTACATCATGGCCAACGGGCGCGACGGCCTGCTGCAGACTACGGAAGACGCGGTACTCAACGCCAATTACATTCGCAAGAAACTGGAAGGCGTGTACGAGTTGCCGTACTCGACGCCCAGCATGCATGAGGTCGTGTTCAGCGACCACAAGCAGACGGCGAAGGGCATCAAGACGGGCGACATCGCCAAGCGGCTGATCGATTACGGCTTTCACCCGTACACTGTGTCGTTTCCCCTAATTGTGCATGGGGCGCTGATGATCGAGCCGACGGAAAGCGAATCGCTGGAGGAGATGGACCTGTTCGTCGATGCGATGAAAAACATCGCCGAGGAATGCGAGAACGCTCCCGAGGTCGTGCTGAACGCGCCGCATACCACGCGCGTCGCGCGGTTGGATGAAACGCGCGCCGCGCGCCAGCCGATTTTGAGGTGGAAACCGCAGACGCAGTCGGCGAAGGGCGACTGA
- a CDS encoding zinc ribbon domain-containing protein — MPRYEFFCEDCQKEFEVILTLAEYEKGQVKCPKCGGKHVHQEAAAFFAVTSKKS; from the coding sequence ATGCCGCGCTACGAATTCTTCTGCGAAGACTGCCAAAAAGAGTTCGAGGTAATTCTCACTCTTGCCGAGTACGAGAAAGGCCAGGTGAAATGTCCGAAATGCGGGGGTAAACACGTCCACCAGGAAGCGGCGGCGTTCTTCGCCGTGACCTCGAAGAAATCTTAG